From a region of the Latilactobacillus sakei genome:
- the arcD gene encoding arginine-ornithine antiporter, protein MTEEKPAKKIGLLALIALVISSSIGSGVFGLTSDLASASAPGPVLIAWVIVGFGILMLALSLNNLLMKEPELEGIFSYAEKGFGPFAGFVSGWGYWLSAWLGNVAFATILMSALGYFFPIFKSGQNLPSILVASVLSWSLTYFVNRGVEGAAAINTLVTICKLIPLFVFIVFGIVLFKGHLFTQAFWNNMSNSFVAGDVMSQIKNCMMVMMWVFVGIEGASMLSARAEKKSDAGKATILGLVSLLAIYILASVLPYGYLTQDQLASIKQPAMLYIFEQMVGTWGGYFIGVGLIISILGAWLSWTMLPAETMLLMAKQNLLPAYFGRVNKKKAPTFALVVTAGLIQVFLFTLLFTTKAYNFAYSLCTASIIVCYMLVAAYQIKYSWAHLQEKGNRQQLLIGILALLFEIAGILMAGISYLLLCFIAYIPGIYFYGRARKNNGHQHFLSKGEWLITAIIVVGAIVGIWLVVSGKIVI, encoded by the coding sequence ATGACGGAAGAAAAACCAGCAAAAAAAATTGGCTTATTGGCATTAATTGCATTGGTTATTAGTTCATCTATTGGTAGTGGGGTCTTCGGATTAACATCTGATTTAGCGAGTGCATCCGCACCGGGCCCAGTTTTAATCGCATGGGTCATTGTCGGTTTTGGGATTTTAATGCTGGCATTATCCTTGAATAATTTATTGATGAAAGAACCTGAATTAGAAGGGATTTTCTCGTATGCTGAAAAGGGTTTTGGCCCCTTTGCTGGCTTTGTTAGTGGCTGGGGTTATTGGCTATCAGCATGGTTGGGGAATGTAGCCTTTGCGACAATTTTAATGAGTGCGTTGGGTTATTTCTTCCCGATTTTTAAATCAGGACAGAATTTACCCTCAATCTTAGTTGCCAGTGTTTTATCGTGGAGCTTAACGTATTTTGTTAATCGCGGGGTAGAAGGCGCAGCCGCCATCAATACATTGGTAACTATTTGTAAATTGATTCCACTATTTGTTTTCATTGTATTTGGGATTGTGTTATTTAAAGGCCATCTTTTCACACAAGCATTTTGGAATAATATGAGTAATAGCTTCGTAGCAGGCGATGTGATGAGCCAGATTAAGAATTGTATGATGGTTATGATGTGGGTCTTTGTCGGTATCGAAGGGGCTTCAATGTTATCAGCGCGGGCGGAAAAGAAGTCTGATGCTGGTAAAGCAACGATTTTAGGATTAGTGAGTTTATTAGCGATTTATATCTTAGCGTCTGTGCTACCTTATGGGTATTTAACGCAAGATCAATTGGCTAGCATCAAACAACCAGCGATGTTATACATTTTTGAACAAATGGTTGGAACTTGGGGCGGCTACTTCATCGGTGTGGGGTTAATTATCTCGATTTTAGGGGCTTGGTTGTCTTGGACGATGTTACCAGCCGAAACAATGTTATTAATGGCAAAGCAAAACCTATTGCCAGCTTACTTCGGCCGCGTCAACAAGAAAAAGGCACCGACGTTTGCATTAGTCGTGACAGCGGGGTTGATTCAAGTTTTCCTTTTCACCCTATTATTCACAACAAAAGCTTATAACTTCGCTTATTCCTTGTGTACGGCGTCAATTATCGTTTGTTACATGTTGGTGGCAGCTTATCAAATTAAATATTCTTGGGCTCACCTGCAAGAAAAAGGTAATCGGCAACAATTATTAATTGGGATTTTAGCCTTATTATTTGAAATTGCCGGGATTTTAATGGCGGGTATTAGTTACTTATTACTTTGTTTTATTGCCTATATTCCTGGGATTTACTTCTATGGTCGTGCTCGTAAAAATAATGGTCATCAACATTTCTTGTCAAAAGGGGAATGGTTAATCACGGCAATTATTGTCGTAGGTGCAATCGTTGGTATTTGGTTAGTTGTTTCAGGTAAAATTGTTATTTAG
- a CDS encoding Crp/Fnr family transcriptional regulator, whose product MIAADEYPRYIQYLRTRPEFIDFSDEEMNILMNNMKVKDFHKGQELFDQTDERSRFYFVVSGLVRAERTDENDEFTFYTYIKQDLAFPYRGMFTDQYYPYTARAMTDIEIIYFPMATFEHLLQKNTASIVKVVQEMGSIISESEDQIQRMVTSSAKQRVIQALKIFEINLGEPLRCGRAYIPYPITVKELATMSGTTRETAGQIVKQLAAQKLLSYEHKEFRFEKAFFKDELA is encoded by the coding sequence ATGATTGCCGCAGACGAATATCCAAGATATATTCAATACTTAAGGACCAGACCTGAATTTATTGATTTTTCAGATGAAGAAATGAACATTCTGATGAACAACATGAAAGTTAAAGATTTTCATAAAGGCCAGGAATTGTTTGATCAAACAGATGAGCGGAGCCGATTCTATTTCGTTGTAAGCGGTCTCGTCAGAGCCGAACGAACGGACGAAAATGATGAGTTTACGTTTTATACGTATATCAAACAAGACTTAGCTTTCCCTTATCGGGGGATGTTTACCGATCAATATTATCCATATACGGCTCGTGCGATGACCGATATTGAGATTATTTATTTTCCGATGGCGACTTTTGAGCATTTATTACAAAAGAATACCGCTTCAATCGTCAAAGTGGTTCAAGAAATGGGTTCGATTATTAGTGAATCAGAAGATCAAATCCAAAGAATGGTGACCTCTAGTGCAAAGCAACGGGTTATTCAAGCTTTAAAAATATTTGAAATTAATTTGGGTGAACCACTGCGATGTGGTCGGGCGTATATCCCGTATCCGATTACGGTGAAGGAATTGGCGACGATGAGTGGGACCACTCGTGAAACGGCCGGTCAAATTGTTAAACAATTAGCCGCCCAAAAATTACTAAGTTATGAACACAAAGAATTTCGGTTTGAAAAAGCCTTCTTTAAAGATGAGTTGGCGTAA
- a CDS encoding tRNA guanosine(34) transglycosylase Tgt, translating into MEPAIKYRLIKKEKHTGARLGEIVTPHGTFKTPMFMPVGTQASVKTMAPEDLKAMGAGIILSNTYHLWLRPGEDIVEKAGGLHKFMNWDRGVLTDSGGFQVFSLAKLRDISEEGVAFKSHLNGEKLFLSPEKAIHVENALGADIMMSFDECPPFFESYDYVKKSVERTSRWAERGLIAHQNPATQGLFGIVQGAGFEDLRRQSARDLVGMDFPGYSIGGLSVGESKGEMNRVLDFTTPMLPEDKPRYLMGVGSPDALIDGVIRGVDMFDCVLPTRIARNGTTMTSQGRLVVKNAKYSEDFRPLDPKCDCYVCKNYTRAYIRHLIKADETFGIHLTSYHNLYFLINLMHQVQDAIEQDNLLEFREAFFEEYGYNENNGRNF; encoded by the coding sequence ATGGAACCAGCGATCAAGTATCGTTTAATCAAAAAAGAAAAACATACAGGCGCGCGCTTAGGCGAAATTGTAACACCGCATGGGACTTTTAAAACACCGATGTTTATGCCGGTGGGGACCCAAGCCAGTGTTAAAACTATGGCCCCTGAAGATTTAAAAGCAATGGGTGCTGGCATTATTTTGTCGAATACTTATCATTTATGGTTACGACCTGGTGAAGATATCGTCGAAAAAGCGGGCGGTTTGCATAAATTTATGAACTGGGATCGGGGGGTTTTAACCGATTCAGGTGGTTTCCAAGTCTTTTCATTAGCTAAATTGCGTGATATCAGTGAAGAAGGGGTCGCCTTCAAGAGTCATTTGAATGGCGAAAAACTATTCCTATCACCTGAAAAAGCAATTCATGTTGAAAATGCTTTGGGTGCTGATATCATGATGAGTTTTGATGAATGTCCACCATTCTTCGAAAGTTATGACTATGTTAAAAAATCAGTTGAACGGACTTCGCGTTGGGCTGAACGAGGCTTAATTGCGCATCAAAATCCAGCCACACAAGGCTTGTTTGGAATTGTCCAAGGGGCCGGTTTTGAAGATCTTCGTCGCCAAAGTGCGCGTGATTTAGTGGGGATGGACTTCCCAGGCTATTCAATCGGTGGGCTTTCAGTTGGTGAATCAAAGGGTGAAATGAATCGCGTTCTCGATTTTACAACACCAATGTTACCTGAAGACAAACCACGTTATTTGATGGGCGTTGGCTCACCAGATGCGTTGATTGATGGTGTTATTCGGGGTGTCGATATGTTTGATTGCGTGTTACCAACGCGGATAGCACGTAATGGGACTACAATGACATCTCAAGGCCGTTTAGTGGTTAAGAATGCGAAATATTCTGAAGATTTCAGACCATTAGATCCCAAATGTGACTGTTATGTCTGCAAGAATTATACACGAGCTTATATTCGTCATTTAATTAAAGCGGATGAAACTTTTGGGATTCATTTAACGAGTTACCATAACTTATACTTCTTAATCAACTTGATGCACCAAGTACAAGATGCGATTGAACAAGATAACTTATTGGAATTCAGAGAAGCATTCTTCGAAGAATACGGCTATAACGAAAATAACGGCCGTAATTTCTAG
- the yajC gene encoding preprotein translocase subunit YajC, translating into MLNLVLGANPFGGNSSFLIILVLMMVMMYFMVMRPQKKQQQKHQEMVNQMKKGDQVITIGGLHGVIDSVNNDTKIVVLDCDGVYLKFNLSAIRTVEPTAKATETVVEDTVDESKEETK; encoded by the coding sequence ATGTTAAACCTAGTATTAGGTGCCAATCCATTTGGTGGCAACTCAAGTTTCTTAATCATCTTGGTTTTAATGATGGTCATGATGTATTTCATGGTCATGCGGCCACAAAAGAAACAACAACAAAAACATCAAGAAATGGTTAACCAAATGAAAAAAGGCGACCAAGTTATCACAATTGGTGGTTTACACGGTGTCATTGACTCAGTGAATAACGATACTAAAATTGTTGTTTTAGATTGTGATGGCGTTTATCTTAAATTTAACTTAAGTGCTATCCGGACAGTTGAACCAACTGCTAAAGCAACTGAAACAGTCGTTGAAGACACAGTTGACGAATCAAAAGAAGAAACAAAATAA
- a CDS encoding toxic anion resistance protein: MIVSAVKQNGDGDLMTLELTDELLATPTALDAKLDFSDEIKHKLTPAEMVSAQAYAQSLSVRQQNTVTEYGKAQQTALSNFSTDILEKVRNKDLGEIGDSLRVLVKSLSEANPDKLAHQNDSLFAKLFARLRTSLLEMTAKYQEVSVQIDRSAEQLAKQEQVLLSDNNLLDEMYTKNLAFYQELNILIVGAKLKIEALDTEIAQMQATLKAGDQMQVQQLQDLMAMQERLGKKMSDLLLTREITIQQAPQIRLIQNSNTVLAEKIQASIATAIPLWKNQVGIALALLSQKEALLTQNAVANATNDLLKKNSQLLHQSAVEIAQASQRGIVDVATLKETQTNLIDTISEVLQIQAEGKTQRQDVESQLQQLEQSLQKRLATIDQTELKQDEDNAQDTSL; encoded by the coding sequence ATGATTGTTAGCGCTGTTAAACAAAATGGAGATGGTGATTTAATGACTTTAGAATTAACTGACGAATTACTTGCAACACCAACAGCACTTGATGCGAAGCTTGATTTTTCAGATGAAATTAAGCATAAATTAACGCCAGCAGAAATGGTATCGGCGCAAGCGTATGCGCAGAGTCTCTCGGTCAGACAACAGAATACTGTAACCGAGTATGGTAAAGCACAACAAACAGCACTTTCTAATTTTTCAACTGATATTTTAGAAAAAGTCCGGAATAAGGATCTAGGAGAAATTGGGGATAGTCTGCGGGTACTCGTTAAAAGTTTAAGTGAAGCCAACCCTGATAAGTTGGCCCATCAAAATGATTCACTATTCGCTAAATTATTTGCGCGCCTTAGGACGTCGCTATTGGAAATGACGGCTAAATATCAAGAAGTGAGTGTCCAAATTGACCGTTCGGCAGAGCAATTAGCAAAGCAAGAACAGGTTTTATTATCAGATAACAATTTATTAGATGAAATGTATACTAAAAATTTAGCTTTTTATCAGGAGTTAAACATCTTAATTGTGGGGGCTAAGTTGAAAATCGAAGCGCTTGATACTGAGATTGCACAAATGCAGGCAACGCTTAAAGCTGGCGATCAAATGCAAGTGCAACAGTTACAAGATTTAATGGCGATGCAAGAACGTTTGGGTAAGAAAATGTCTGATTTATTGTTAACACGTGAGATTACGATTCAACAGGCGCCACAAATCCGATTAATTCAAAATAGCAATACGGTCTTAGCGGAAAAAATTCAAGCATCCATTGCAACGGCTATTCCGCTTTGGAAAAATCAAGTCGGCATCGCCTTAGCGTTACTGAGCCAAAAAGAAGCTTTATTAACTCAAAATGCGGTAGCCAATGCGACCAATGATTTATTGAAGAAAAACAGTCAACTTTTACATCAATCGGCTGTTGAGATTGCTCAAGCTAGTCAACGGGGAATTGTAGATGTGGCAACTTTAAAAGAAACCCAGACTAACCTAATTGATACGATTTCTGAAGTCTTACAGATTCAAGCCGAAGGTAAGACCCAACGCCAAGATGTTGAAAGTCAATTACAACAATTAGAGCAGTCATTGCAAAAACGTTTAGCAACGATTGACCAAACTGAATTGAAGCAGGATGAAGACAATGCGCAAGATACTAGTTTATAG
- a CDS encoding bifunctional acetaldehyde-CoA/alcohol dehydrogenase, whose product MVKKEGVKAVVDAVSEVDKMVTDLVTRAHEALKIMETFDQAKVDHIVHQMAIAGLDHHMELAKMAVEETGRGIYEDKAIKNIFATEEIWHAIKDNKTVGVIEEDPEHGITKIAEPVGVIAGVTPVTNPTSTTIFKAEIAIKTRNPIIFAFHPNAQKCSARALEVIKEEAVKAGLPADALLFIEEPSLAATQALMNHTGIATVLATGGPGMVKAAYSTGKPALGVGAGNAPAYIEESANIKQAVNDLILSKSFDNGMICASEQAVIVDAKIYNEVKKEFQAQGVYFAKASELPALNEAIIDPAKNAVRPAIPGQSAAKIAKLAGIDIPEDTPVLIAEIKGVGHQYPLSHEKLSPVLAMIKAKDREDGLALCEAMLDLGGLGHTASLHTTDDALPLEFAKRMKACRVLVNTPSAQGGIGDLYNEMIPSLTLGCGSYGHNSISHNVSTIDLLNIKTLAKRRNNMQWVKLPSKIYFEKNSVNYLEKMADLNKVFIVADQGMVNLGYVRIVEEVLAKRANDVQMQIFSDVEPDPSTNTIYKGAAAMRSFEPDAIVAIGGGSVMDAAKGMWLFYDSEEADFFGAKQKFLDIRKRTYKFPKLNKTKLICIPTTSGTGSEVTPFAVITDSETHIKYPLADYALTPDVAIVDSQFVESVPPRVVAHTGLDVLCHATESYVSTMASNYTKGLSLQAIKLVFDNLKASYDGDITAKGNMHDASTMAGMAFANALLGINHSLAHKLGGAFNLPHGLMIAITMPHVIRYNATTPTKRALWAKYSYFRADEDYAEIARYIGLKGNTTAELVEAYANAVTELAESVGIQMSLKANGVTKADFKQHVDELAELAYEDNCTVTNPKEPLIKELKGILEAEF is encoded by the coding sequence ATGGTTAAAAAAGAAGGCGTTAAAGCGGTTGTTGATGCGGTATCTGAAGTAGATAAGATGGTGACGGATTTAGTCACACGGGCCCATGAAGCACTTAAAATCATGGAAACATTCGATCAAGCGAAGGTGGATCATATTGTCCACCAAATGGCGATTGCCGGCCTTGATCATCATATGGAATTAGCTAAAATGGCCGTTGAAGAAACGGGTCGTGGAATCTATGAAGATAAAGCCATTAAAAATATTTTTGCAACGGAAGAAATTTGGCACGCGATTAAAGATAATAAAACAGTTGGTGTCATTGAAGAAGATCCAGAACATGGGATTACTAAGATTGCGGAACCAGTCGGGGTCATTGCGGGGGTAACCCCGGTTACTAATCCAACCTCAACCACGATTTTTAAGGCAGAAATTGCCATTAAAACACGGAATCCAATCATCTTTGCTTTCCATCCCAATGCCCAAAAATGTTCTGCCAGAGCACTTGAAGTGATTAAAGAAGAAGCCGTTAAAGCCGGCTTACCAGCGGATGCCTTATTATTCATTGAGGAACCTAGTTTGGCAGCCACTCAAGCTTTGATGAATCATACTGGGATTGCAACGGTCCTAGCCACTGGTGGACCAGGGATGGTTAAGGCTGCTTATTCAACTGGAAAACCAGCGTTAGGGGTTGGGGCTGGTAACGCACCAGCTTATATTGAAGAATCAGCCAATATCAAACAAGCAGTCAATGATTTAATATTATCGAAATCATTTGATAACGGGATGATCTGTGCATCAGAACAAGCGGTGATTGTTGATGCTAAAATCTACAACGAGGTTAAAAAAGAATTCCAAGCACAAGGTGTTTATTTTGCCAAAGCAAGTGAGCTCCCTGCGTTAAACGAAGCAATTATTGATCCGGCTAAGAACGCTGTGCGCCCGGCAATCCCTGGGCAATCAGCTGCTAAAATTGCTAAGTTAGCTGGCATTGATATTCCAGAAGATACCCCCGTTTTAATTGCTGAAATCAAGGGTGTTGGTCATCAATACCCACTCTCACATGAAAAATTATCGCCGGTCTTAGCGATGATTAAAGCCAAAGACCGTGAAGATGGTTTGGCATTATGTGAAGCGATGCTTGATCTAGGAGGCTTGGGCCACACCGCATCATTGCATACGACAGATGACGCGTTACCATTAGAATTTGCAAAACGGATGAAGGCTTGTCGTGTGTTGGTTAACACACCATCGGCCCAAGGTGGGATTGGTGATTTATACAATGAAATGATTCCGTCATTAACACTAGGCTGTGGATCATATGGGCATAACTCAATTTCACATAATGTCTCGACAATTGACTTATTGAATATTAAAACATTGGCGAAACGGCGGAATAATATGCAATGGGTCAAATTGCCAAGCAAAATCTATTTTGAAAAAAATTCGGTCAACTATTTAGAAAAAATGGCTGATTTAAATAAGGTTTTTATCGTCGCTGATCAGGGCATGGTGAACCTTGGTTATGTCCGGATTGTTGAAGAAGTGTTAGCTAAACGGGCGAATGACGTTCAAATGCAAATCTTCTCAGATGTTGAACCAGATCCATCAACCAACACGATTTATAAGGGTGCTGCAGCGATGCGGAGTTTTGAACCAGATGCGATTGTCGCAATTGGTGGCGGTTCTGTCATGGATGCTGCTAAAGGGATGTGGTTATTCTATGACTCAGAAGAGGCCGATTTCTTCGGCGCAAAACAAAAATTCTTAGACATTCGCAAGCGGACCTACAAGTTCCCTAAACTTAACAAAACCAAACTAATCTGTATCCCAACAACTTCTGGGACGGGGTCAGAAGTAACACCTTTTGCGGTGATTACTGATAGCGAAACCCACATTAAATACCCATTGGCAGATTATGCATTGACGCCAGACGTGGCAATTGTGGATAGTCAATTTGTCGAAAGTGTGCCACCACGAGTTGTGGCACACACTGGGTTGGATGTGCTCTGTCATGCGACTGAAAGCTACGTATCAACCATGGCGTCTAACTACACGAAGGGGCTTAGTTTACAGGCGATTAAATTAGTTTTTGATAACTTGAAGGCCAGCTACGATGGTGATATTACGGCTAAAGGGAACATGCATGATGCCTCAACCATGGCGGGGATGGCCTTTGCGAATGCGTTATTGGGCATCAACCACTCACTGGCGCACAAGTTAGGTGGCGCGTTCAACTTACCCCACGGTTTGATGATAGCCATCACAATGCCCCATGTTATTCGCTATAATGCGACAACCCCAACCAAACGGGCACTCTGGGCTAAATATAGTTACTTCAGAGCTGATGAAGATTACGCCGAAATCGCACGTTATATTGGGTTGAAGGGTAATACGACAGCAGAACTCGTTGAAGCGTATGCCAATGCAGTGACTGAATTAGCCGAAAGTGTTGGGATTCAAATGAGTCTGAAGGCTAACGGTGTCACCAAGGCGGATTTCAAGCAACATGTTGACGAATTAGCCGAATTAGCTTATGAAGATAACTGTACCGTTACAAATCCAAAGGAACCATTAATTAAAGAATTAAAAGGTATCTTAGAAGCAGAATTTTAA